The genomic window GGTGGCGTACAGGGGCGCCACCTCCAGGTTCCCCGAACCGTAGGAGCCGTAGCGGAGGTTGAAGGAGCCCTGGAGCGCAGTGGCGCGCGACACGCCGTTAGCCACGATGCCGCTGGTGGACACTCCGGCGTTCGTGAGCAGCTGGAGCGTACGAGCCAGCCGCGGAGAGGCGCTGGAACCAATGCGGCTGACCACGATGACGGCGTCGACATGGGGTGCCAGGACGAGCGGGTCCGTGACGGCGACCACCGGGGACACGTCGATGAGGACGATGTCGTACTGCTTCCGCGCCTCGAGCAAAAGATGCTTCATCCGGTCCAGTCCGAGCAGCTCGGAAGGGTTTGCCGGAGTCGGACCGGTCGGGACGATGTCCGGGTCGCCGTTCTTGCCGGGGATGACCACGTCCTTGAGATCAACCTGGCCGGCCAAAACGTTGGAGAGGCCGGTGCGGCCGGAGACGTGGAAGATCTTCTCGATGGTCGGCGCCCGCAAATCAGCGTTGAGCAGCAGCACACGCTCGCCGGCCTCCACGAAGGAACGGGAGAGATTGCTGGTGACGAAGCTTTTGCCCTCCCCCGGCATGGCCGAAGTGACCATCATCACCTGTGGGCCGCCGCCGAGGAAGCGGATCTGAGTGCGCAGATTGCGCATTGCCTCCGCCACCGGGGAGTAACCACCTTGGAAGTCGACCAGCCCCTTCTCGCCGGCGCGCTTGCCTTCGGGGATTTCGCCGATGATCGGCGTGTCGGCGGCGATCTCGCGGATGTCTTCCGTGCGGCGGATGCGCTTGTCCAGGAAGTCGATGAGCAGCGCCAGCCCCAGGCCCAGCGCCAGCCCCGCGACCAGGCTGAGGATGATCAGCTGCGTATTCGTCGGGGGCAGGGGCGCCTCCAGCGGCCGGGCCGAATCCATCACGACGGCGTAGGCGAGCGGGCTGGAATCTGCGTTCGGAATTTCCAACTCGGCCACGAAATCCGGATAGGCGTCGGCGACGGCGTTGGCGCGGAGGACCGCGGCCTCCGGGGAGTGAGCGATGGCCCTGACATCGAAAAGGACGGTGTCCTCGAGCCGCTCAGTGCTCACGTTGACCCGGAGTTCTTCGGCGGAGAGGCCGGAGTTGACCGAAGCGATCTCCAGGAGCTGATCCGAACTGATCAGTTCCGAATAGGAGGCGACCTTCGACTCCGCCGCGAGAGAGCCCTGGTACAGCCCGGAGCTGTCGTCCGTGGTCGCCATGACCTGGATGCCCACGCGGGCGTTGGCTTCGTACAGTTCAAGGCGCTGCGCCACAACCGTGGCTCCGAGCGCAGTGACCGCTGCGGCCACGAGCACGATTACCCACCACCGCGAGCGGATCGCTCGAGTGATCATTTTCCATTCGTTCATCAACACCACATCCAGTTAGGAGAAGTTGTTCAGGGAAGTAAGTAGGGAAGCAACCTTGCAAAAGGTCTGGGATTGGCATGCATTCACGTCTGAACGGGAGTGCGATGCATCTCTGCCCCGGCGAGATCTCAGAAACAGCAAAGAAAAATCCTTACTTGCTGAGACTCCCCTGTCAGCGGGAACATCGATAGAGTAACACGGCAACTAGAGTTAGGAAGACAAGTTGGCAAACTTATCCACAACCCGCCCGCGCCACTCGCCTGGCGAAAACATCTCACCAAAAACGCCCTACGCTGCGGGAAAATTTATCTCCCCCGCAAAAGGAGCGTAATTTTTGAACGACGTCGACGCCTAGGAGCACCCGCCCTCACGGCCACCTGGCAAAACTATGTATACACAGCGATCCTGAGAGACACCCCCTCCACCGCATTTTCTATCCTCAAACTTCTTTCAGGCAGGAGAAAGGTGAATGAGAATACTTTTTAGATCAAATATATGAATGATCCGCGCGTAAATTAGCCGCGGCACCGCCCCCTCCGATCACCCCCGAAGAGTGCCCCTTGTTTCTGCGGCCCCACGGAACTCGCTCGACCGGCCCGCGGGCGCCGCTGATCAAAACAGCAAGCAATCGCGCCAGACATCCCGTCTGGGTGAAAGGAACTGGCTCTCCTGAGCCGGGCGAAAGGAGAGGATCTCCCACCGCAGAAAGGTGGGAGATCCTCTAATGCATGCCCGACGGGTCGGGACAGGACTTTAGTCGCGGTGGTAGATGTCGCGGGTGAACACCTTGTCCATCACATCCGCCAACTC from Corynebacterium maris DSM 45190 includes these protein-coding regions:
- a CDS encoding polysaccharide biosynthesis tyrosine autokinase — translated: MNEWKMITRAIRSRWWVIVLVAAAVTALGATVVAQRLELYEANARVGIQVMATTDDSSGLYQGSLAAESKVASYSELISSDQLLEIASVNSGLSAEELRVNVSTERLEDTVLFDVRAIAHSPEAAVLRANAVADAYPDFVAELEIPNADSSPLAYAVVMDSARPLEAPLPPTNTQLIILSLVAGLALGLGLALLIDFLDKRIRRTEDIREIAADTPIIGEIPEGKRAGEKGLVDFQGGYSPVAEAMRNLRTQIRFLGGGPQVMMVTSAMPGEGKSFVTSNLSRSFVEAGERVLLLNADLRAPTIEKIFHVSGRTGLSNVLAGQVDLKDVVIPGKNGDPDIVPTGPTPANPSELLGLDRMKHLLLEARKQYDIVLIDVSPVVAVTDPLVLAPHVDAVIVVSRIGSSASPRLARTLQLLTNAGVSTSGIVANGVSRATALQGSFNLRYGSYGSGNLEVAPLYATRSTPTEEAAQLPAGSTAAGHVGN